The Oscillospiraceae bacterium genome includes the window TTCCCGGGACATCCGCGCTCTCTCCCTGCCGCCCGGCAGTCCCGCGCCGATCACGGTGCAGGGCAATTGCGACATGGCCGCCGGGGGCGAGACGGTCCGGATGCTGAGGGTGGAGGACGTGACGTTTTTTCTGACGCACGGGCATCTGCACGACGTCAAACGCACGATGCATACCCTGGCCGCGGCGGCCCAAAAAGCCGGCGCCCGGGCGGCTCTGTTTGGCCACACGCACATGCCTTTCTGCGAAGATGAGAACGGCTTGCTCCTCTTCAATCCCGGCAGCCTCAGTTTTCCCCGCTTCGGTCCCGTCACCTACGGTCTGATCGAAGTGGATGGCCGCGACCTGTCCACCCAAATCGTCCCCGTCTAGCAGAGACCCATCGGTCTCCGCCGCCCGCAACGCAACATCATGCGCAAGGGCCGTCCCCGCGTGGCCCCGGCAGGCCCCAACAGATAAAGACCCATCACCAGGGGGGGGGGGGGCGCCGGCGGGGGGGGGGGGGGCGCCCCCCCCCAA containing:
- a CDS encoding YfcE family phosphodiesterase; this translates as MTRILLFSDTHGHLGCMRSVVENRPAGLIIHLGDFSRDIRALSLPPGSPAPITVQGNCDMAAGGETVRMLRVEDVTFFLTHGHLHDVKRTMHTLAAAAQKAGARAALFGHTHMPFCEDENGLLLFNPGSLSFPRFGPVTYGLIEVDGRDLSTQIVPV